The genomic interval ACTTCATTAACGACATTTGCAACTGGTGGCATGCAAACACCACTCGATGTCTTAAAAGCACAAGTTTTAGGTGCCCGAACAGTTGGTGTGGCTGGTCACTTCTTACACATCTTAATGAATAATGATGTTGAGACGCTTGTAACCGAAATCAATCAATGGAAAGCGCACTTGGCTAAGTTATACACACTTGTCGGTGCGCAAGAATACAGCGATTTAGCAAAGGTCCCCTTTGTATTAAATACTGAGTTAAAGAACTATGCTGATCAACGTAACCTATTGCGTTAATTAAATCAATCAAGATAAAACAGCAAGGAAGTCATTACCTATGTAATCTTCCTCGCTGTTTTTTGTTTCCGTTGACCACCGATGATATTTATCGTATAATACTATTGTTCATAAAATAAACCCACATTATGGGCATAAACAGAGATGAGGTATACATGATGAAAAAAATTTTGGCGCTACTACTCCTAGCCGCGGTTCTATTCGTTGGTTTCAAGGGATATAACTACTACAATGATCGTTACAACGGTTCACCTTATTATGTTCAAGTGTTAGATGCGCCTAAGGAAGAACGTCAAAAATCTGACGATGGCCAAGATATGGGCATGGGTTACATCTACAATTTCACTGCTAAGGATCCTAAGGGACAACCACGTAACTTAGAAGTGGTTGAATATCGTAAGCCTTTACCAGAAAATGCTTGGATTAAGATCACAGCAAGCAAAAAGATTGTTAATAATGTTGAAATCGTTGCTGCAGCGGATGTTCCTACTCTCGCTAAGTAAGCATATCATCCGTATATAAACACAAAAAGGCTAATCGAATAATCGATTAGCCTTTTGTTTTTGTAAAAGCTGACTGTATTTTACGACGTGTAGTCGGTCATCTTTATTTAGTCATTAAGCAAGGTTTGCTTCTAACCAAGCTTCAATGTCTACGGGTGATAGACGTTCCCCATTTCCAATGTGATCAACTTGCTTTCCATCTTCAAATAGAACAAAAGCAGGAATTCCACGTAGGTTTTGATTCAATGCGACATCAAGGTTTTCATCACGATCAGCATCAATCCAAGCGACATCCTTTGATTCAACTTGATCACGGAACTTTTGGACGAATGGCTTGATTACCTTACAGTCTCCACACCATGATGCTTGTAAGAACATAATTGTCTTCCCATCCGCATTGATGGCTGATTCAACTTCTTCATTTGTATGGGCTGTTGCTTCATAAAAATTCATGAATCTTTCCTCCTCTCATCTTTTCTTATATTATATGCCGTTTAGAAACGGAATACAAGATATTCTACTTACACAATATAAGTGCAATGATGGTGGAATATTTGCTTTTCTACCTTCGAATTATTTGCATCGCAAAAAAAAGAAATAATGCAATTAAAATAACAAGCACAAAAAAACAATGAAAGGTTGTTAATAGTGTGACTAGCAAATAACACACAAGTGTTAGGCCCCATAATATTACTAAATGACTGGCTTTAATCATAACTTTTCACATCCACAATAGCTTTATTCATCATATTCTGATTTAATGTTTGTTTTCTTGGGCAAGGCTTATCAAACGTTATCAGATCAATATTGATCATTTTACTTGCTAAAAGCATTGTGCGCCCGTTCGCCGGTGCGAGACTATGTAACTTATGCTTCATCCAACTATAAAATCTTAATTGAAATAATTTTTTAGGCATAGTCATCCTCCTTATGTTTACATCAATATATGTTGAATTATAGCAAGCATTATTGAATTGTTTACGCACTCTTTTTTAGAGAACGATAAATTAACTGTGTTTTTAACATATTGCTCCTGCATCTAATCCATACATTTTCTAAAATGATTAATGTACAGAAAAACCGCTTACTAGGTATTTCACCTAATAAGCGGTTCATATTAATGTTATTGGTTGTTCTTTTGCTTACGAGCTTGATTTTCACGACGAATGTCTTCTTCAGTCACTTCGTTAGTGATATCCTTCGGTGCTTCTTGAGATTGCGCAGCTTGTTGCTCTTGCGCCTTCTTCATAGCAGTTGCGAACGCACCAGTTTGTTCAACTTCAACACGACCAGCCAAAGCATCATCGGCGACATCAACAACAACGAATGAATTGGCAACTCCGGCACGAATACGTGGACGCCATACAACGATGATAATTGTTTGAACAATCATAATCAAGGCACCTACCAAGAAGTACAAGGCAATACCAGCGTTAGTTACCCAAGTCATGAAGAACATCATAACTGGCATAATGTACATCATAGTTTGCATAGCCTTCTTTTGTTCCGCTGGAATACCAATCATTGAAAGATATGCTTGAACCATGTAGATCACTCCAGTGGCGATTGCCAAGAATGGGCTTTGTTCTGCCAATGAAATCCCAAAGAATGACGCGTGAGCCAATTCTGGAGACCCCTTAATGGCATCGTACAATCCAATAAAGATTGGCCATTGAATGATCAATGTTGTGAAGTTCATCCCCCCAAACATTGATACACCGTTCTTTTGGTAAACAGCCATCATTGCTTGAGACGCCTTCATCTTTTCTTCTTGTGTTGTTGCATTCTTTTGCGCTTCTTGCACCTTTGCTAATTGCGGTTGTAGCAAACGCATCTTTTCTTGTTGCACTGTGGCAGCATGTTGTTGTTGGACCATCATTGGCATCAAAACCAAGCGGACAACAACTGTCAACATAACAATTGACCAACCAACGGCATTCACACCACCGATTGAGTGTTCTGCCCATTGCATAAAGTTAGTCAATGGCCCTTGCAAGAACCCAATGTTTCCAGTAAACATCAAGACTAACAGTGCAATCAACAAAATTGGTGTAATGCTGAATTTCTTCTTATTCATTTTGCTCTATTCCCTACCTTAAGACATCATTTATTTGTCTTATTATATCACATGTTCTTCAAATGCCCTTAAGATAGCCCTTTTCTTATCTAGATTTAAATGAGTCTTGTATATAATGCAACTTTATCCAGATCAATCTGTTTTTTGTCATCAAAATTATCAAATGCAGATATATTACCTGGATACTGCTGAATAACATTAAACGCATATTGTGCAACTTCATCTGGTGTTACATTATTTATTTCTAATTGTTCTTTTGACAATTCTACTAGCAACGTCCGCTTATCACGTGCACATCCTTTGATTGCTGAAACATATCTATTTCGTTCTCCTTCAACGGCACGCTTCCCTTCAAACCATTGATTCAACCCATCAACTTGTTGATTAAAGGTTTTGTTGATCACCTTTTTATCGTCAGAATGGCCGCCCATCCCCAAAAACATCAACAAAACTACAGCTACAGCCACAACCAATCCCCTAATTTGGTCCTTCCCCATCTTATTCACTACTCCTCTTTTTTGAAGTGTTCCCAATCCCATACTCACTCATGAATCAAATATTTACTAAAAATAAAAATGATTCCAAAAATAAAAATCATACATTCATCTTTTTGATAAGTTTAAAATTCATTATACACGATTATCCCCAATGAATCATGATGGATTCGAACCATCAATGCACCCCGTAATTTAGTGCTGATTCTGTTTAAAAGTTATTTGTTTATTGCCAAAGTTGTTCTAAAATACGTTCACGGTGTGAATGATATTGTTGGTAAGCAGTTGGATGCTTCTTGTAGTATTGTTGGTGATAGTCTTCTGCGACGTAAAATGGCACTGCAGGTTCAATACTTGTCACAACTGGACGAGACAATTGACCACTCTCATCTAATGCTTTCTTACTTGCTAATGCTAATTGATGTTGTTCTTCTGTAGTGTAGAAAATAGCTGGACGATAACTAGATCCACGATCGAAAAATTGTCCAAATTCATCTGTTGGATCTGTTTGTTGCCAATAAATGTCTAATAATTCTTGATAGCTGATTTTATCTGCATCATACATGATTTCAACTGCTTCTGTATGTCCAGTTAGATGTGTACACACTTCTTCGTATGTTGGATTAACTGTGTGTCCACCAGTGTACCCGGTCAGGACAGTTTCGATACCATCTTTTTCTTCAAAGGGCTCTACCATACACCAAAAACACCCCCCGGCAAATACAGCACGTTCAATATTTTTACTCATTTCGCATACCCTCCATTAGCTTTTTTCGTGGTTCCTTTCTGCACGTTTTTACATCATTTACTTCTGATTCATTAAGATACAATCCTATGCTATCACAGGAAAAGTTTCATTTCGATGTGTTCAATGTTTGCTTCTAAAAAGGGTTCCCCCACTTTGCTAAAACCTAATCGTTCATAAAATGAACTAGCATGTACTTGTGCACCTAAATTAACTGACTTGATTCCTTGCAATTTAGCAGTATTAATAATTTCCGCCATCAATTGATGTCCAAATCCTTGCCCACGCATTTCTTTAATCGTTGCTACTCGTCCAACATGCCATTCATTTCCTTGTGAATGAATCCGGGCTGTTGTTACAGGCACTGTTGGTCCGACATACCCTACAAAATGAATGGCCTTCGCATCTTGATCATCAAACTCCAGCATAGGATCAATTTGTTGTTCTTGTACAAAAACAGCTTCTCGAATTTGCTTTGCATCTTCACTTACTTGTGAAAGACCTGCTGTTTTTACTATATTTAGCATATCTTTCCACCTTCTTTTTGATTTCTTGCTTCAGACTATATATTTCATACGTGCATCATTAAATGCCAAATTCTGGAGCGTACACCAATGTTCCCGTATCTACTGGACCAAATGGCTTAATGTGGAAATATTCACTTGGTACATCCATCGGTGGCAACACATCAATAACCGCAGCTGGTGAATAACCAAATTGTGTGTAGTAAGCATCCCCAAGAATACTGATAAAGGCGTAATCATTGTCAGCGGCAATTTCATCTAATTCATCCATCAACGCTGAGCCAATGCCTTCTTTTTGATTTGCAACGCGTACCGCAATTGGCGCTAATACTAATCCCTTAGTATTCCCAACCATGGCTTCGCTCAACAATGCATGTCCTTTTACAATATTTTCATCCCATGCGATCAATTCAATCGTGGGTGTATCACTTTCACGTAAAGCTTGGGTCAATTCAGCTTCGCCACTGTATCCATGGTCAGAATTGGTAAAAGCATCTCGTAATAATTGATCAATTTGTTCAAACATTTCTGGTTGCGCTAATTTAATTTCCATATTGATTCTCCTCGCTTATCTCTTACCTATACTGTAACAAAAACCCCTCATAGTAGACATAAAATTCAAATGATTCGTTGGTATAGACAAAAGAAAAACCTTAACTGATATACAGTTAAGGTTTTCATTTACGCATTAATTAGGCCTTGTGCGCTTCCTTGAATTCAGCAAGCTTCTTCTCAGCCAATTCCTTAGTAGGAACTTGTCCTTCTAGACCACCATATTGGTGCAATTCTCCACCAACTTCAAGATGTCCGTAACCTGATACATTCAATCCCTTAGTATCAGCGTTCAATGGGAAGTAACCAGAATCCTTAATCAATTCTTCAGCCAAGCGATCGTTTTCAGCTGAGTCTGTTGCATAGTACAAGACAACTGACTTATCAGCTGAAGCTTCATCAGCTAAGCTATCTGCCCCCATTGTTCCAAAGGCCTTAATGTATCCCACACCTTCAGGCAAGTTGAAACGAATAACTTCACCAGATGAAAGTCCTTCTGGCAATGTACGACGTGATTCACCTTGTGAGTTGTATCCAACAGGGTTAGATGGATCAATGACAATCTTGTTTCCCAATTGTTCGTAATAGCGGTTGATGAAGTCCAATTGTTGAACCATCCACATCGTTAGGATAAGAACGTCACCTTGCTTCACAGCTTCTTCTTCTGATACAGCGTGAACGTTATCACCATGCGCATCCGCAAACTTTTGAATCTTATCAAAAGAACGGTTTGCAAGGTAGATTTCATGGTCACTACCATTATTCAACAAGTTGTTTACAACTGCACTACCAATGTTTCCAAATCCAATAACAGAAATCTTCATTATCCTAATCCTCCACTTTTCTACTCTATAACTTATTTAGCTGAGCTAAACTATATTTATATAATAAGCATCTTACCTTAAAATACCCTTATTATAAGTAAGTGGTTTAAAAATTATTTTATTTTTCTTATTACCATTACATAGGTTATATACAGATTGCTAATTGAACCAGATGTCAATCTCGCGAGATGCTGTTTCTGGACTATCCGAACTGTGTACAACATTTCGTAGAATGCCATCTGGCCAATCACGTCCAAAGTCTCCACGAATTGTTCCAAAAGCAGCTTCATCAGGATTTGTATTTCCCGCCATCTTACGGAAAACAGGAATCACGTTGGTCCCACTCGCAACGATTGCAACAATTGGGCCT from Weissella ceti carries:
- the yidC gene encoding membrane protein insertase YidC, which translates into the protein MNKKKFSITPILLIALLVLMFTGNIGFLQGPLTNFMQWAEHSIGGVNAVGWSIVMLTVVVRLVLMPMMVQQQHAATVQQEKMRLLQPQLAKVQEAQKNATTQEEKMKASQAMMAVYQKNGVSMFGGMNFTTLIIQWPIFIGLYDAIKGSPELAHASFFGISLAEQSPFLAIATGVIYMVQAYLSMIGIPAEQKKAMQTMMYIMPVMMFFMTWVTNAGIALYFLVGALIMIVQTIIIVVWRPRIRAGVANSFVVVDVADDALAGRVEVEQTGAFATAMKKAQEQQAAQSQEAPKDITNEVTEEDIRRENQARKQKNNQ
- a CDS encoding GNAT family N-acetyltransferase is translated as MLNIVKTAGLSQVSEDAKQIREAVFVQEQQIDPMLEFDDQDAKAIHFVGYVGPTVPVTTARIHSQGNEWHVGRVATIKEMRGQGFGHQLMAEIINTAKLQGIKSVNLGAQVHASSFYERLGFSKVGEPFLEANIEHIEMKLFL
- a CDS encoding thioredoxin family protein, giving the protein MNFYEATAHTNEEVESAINADGKTIMFLQASWCGDCKVIKPFVQKFRDQVESKDVAWIDADRDENLDVALNQNLRGIPAFVLFEDGKQVDHIGNGERLSPVDIEAWLEANLA
- a CDS encoding YxeA family protein; translation: MMKKILALLLLAAVLFVGFKGYNYYNDRYNGSPYYVQVLDAPKEERQKSDDGQDMGMGYIYNFTAKDPKGQPRNLEVVEYRKPLPENAWIKITASKKIVNNVEIVAAADVPTLAK
- a CDS encoding NADPH-dependent F420 reductase, translating into MKISVIGFGNIGSAVVNNLLNNGSDHEIYLANRSFDKIQKFADAHGDNVHAVSEEEAVKQGDVLILTMWMVQQLDFINRYYEQLGNKIVIDPSNPVGYNSQGESRRTLPEGLSSGEVIRFNLPEGVGYIKAFGTMGADSLADEASADKSVVLYYATDSAENDRLAEELIKDSGYFPLNADTKGLNVSGYGHLEVGGELHQYGGLEGQVPTKELAEKKLAEFKEAHKA
- the msrA gene encoding peptide-methionine (S)-S-oxide reductase MsrA codes for the protein MERAVFAGGCFWCMVEPFEEKDGIETVLTGYTGGHTVNPTYEEVCTHLTGHTEAVEIMYDADKISYQELLDIYWQQTDPTDEFGQFFDRGSSYRPAIFYTTEEQHQLALASKKALDESGQLSRPVVTSIEPAVPFYVAEDYHQQYYKKHPTAYQQYHSHRERILEQLWQ
- a CDS encoding GNAT family N-acetyltransferase, giving the protein MEIKLAQPEMFEQIDQLLRDAFTNSDHGYSGEAELTQALRESDTPTIELIAWDENIVKGHALLSEAMVGNTKGLVLAPIAVRVANQKEGIGSALMDELDEIAADNDYAFISILGDAYYTQFGYSPAAVIDVLPPMDVPSEYFHIKPFGPVDTGTLVYAPEFGI
- the ndk gene encoding nucleoside-diphosphate kinase produces the protein MAEQSTLILVKPDGVSQGHIGEIISRLEHKGYRIDQLKVTKATDALLEAHYHDKIDKPYFGEIKQYMQEGPIVAIVASGTNVIPVFRKMAGNTNPDEAAFGTIRGDFGRDWPDGILRNVVHSSDSPETASREIDIWFN